The Clostridium sp. AWRP genome has a window encoding:
- a CDS encoding HAMP domain-containing sensor histidine kinase has translation MFFETLKNLRKRFKRLYITMFKNYIIFVFLMLLVLSGTIGFMIFSIGKMVSSEDYVKDTQKFFMASKIVKSDYKKIDASKIVASKGWVEILNSNKKVIYVIGTKKDKVTSYTENELLNFMDLSYNNLKSGTSYFYSVTAFNSNGQDLYCIVKVPPGIVTLNVDIAPSPDKYIKKAAIYILVGIFIIIVFLIVSVFLYAYLTTKKVVMPLKKILQGIKRMTEEDYSTRINFNAENEFGEIRDAFNFMAEKIEASIFERSRMENLKQQLLSDISHDLKTPLTSIMGYSKALNDGVVENDKKIKQYLNIIYNKSKRTVSLIENLHEFTKLDNSKFLISKGKYDFCEFVREIVSEYYNEFEEKNFELEINLPDNEIIYEFDKIEMERAISNIISNILKYNEAGTKAKIELTYGNSKIQLIIADDGVGIDENLKKYIFEPFVRGDKSRYTKGGTGLGLSIANKIVQKHGGTLTLEKCKKYKTVFRLKF, from the coding sequence ATGTTTTTTGAAACATTAAAAAACCTAAGAAAAAGATTTAAGAGATTATATATTACTATGTTTAAAAATTATATTATATTTGTATTTTTAATGCTGCTTGTTTTATCAGGAACTATAGGTTTTATGATTTTTAGCATAGGAAAGATGGTTTCATCAGAAGACTACGTAAAAGATACTCAGAAATTTTTTATGGCATCGAAAATAGTAAAAAGTGATTATAAAAAAATTGATGCATCAAAAATTGTTGCATCAAAAGGTTGGGTTGAGATACTTAATTCAAATAAAAAGGTTATCTATGTTATAGGAACTAAAAAAGATAAGGTAACAAGTTATACTGAAAATGAACTTTTAAATTTTATGGATCTATCCTATAATAACTTAAAAAGTGGCACTTCTTATTTTTATTCTGTTACAGCTTTTAATAGTAATGGTCAAGATCTTTATTGCATTGTGAAAGTGCCTCCTGGAATAGTGACATTAAATGTGGACATAGCACCTTCCCCGGACAAGTATATTAAGAAAGCTGCAATTTATATATTGGTAGGCATATTTATAATTATAGTGTTTTTAATAGTATCCGTATTTTTATATGCTTATTTAACTACTAAAAAAGTAGTTATGCCATTAAAAAAAATATTGCAGGGTATAAAGAGAATGACTGAAGAAGATTATTCAACAAGGATTAATTTTAATGCAGAAAATGAATTTGGAGAAATAAGAGATGCTTTTAATTTTATGGCTGAAAAAATTGAAGCTTCAATATTTGAAAGAAGCAGGATGGAAAATTTGAAACAACAGCTTTTATCAGATATATCCCATGATTTAAAAACGCCATTAACTTCTATTATGGGGTATTCTAAGGCACTTAATGACGGTGTGGTAGAAAATGATAAAAAGATTAAACAGTATTTAAACATAATATACAATAAATCAAAGAGAACAGTTTCTCTAATTGAAAATCTTCATGAGTTTACAAAACTTGATAATAGCAAGTTTTTAATAAGCAAGGGAAAATACGACTTTTGTGAGTTTGTACGAGAAATAGTATCTGAATACTATAATGAATTTGAAGAAAAAAATTTTGAACTTGAAATAAATTTACCAGACAATGAAATTATATATGAATTTGATAAAATAGAGATGGAAAGGGCTATCTCAAATATTATATCTAATATATTAAAGTATAATGAAGCTGGGACAAAGGCAAAAATAGAGTTAACTTATGGCAATTCAAAAATACAACTTATAATTGCAGATGATGGAGTTGGTATTGATGAAAATCTAAAAAAATATATATTTGAACCTTTTGTAAGAGGAGACAAGTCAAGGTATACAAAAGGTGGTACGGGACTTGGACTTTCTATTGCAAATAAAATAGTACAAAAGCATGGAGGAACTTTGACTCTTGAAAAATGTAAGAAATATAAAACAGTATTTAGGTTAAAATTTTAA
- a CDS encoding NAD(P)/FAD-dependent oxidoreductase, with product MSYENLLSPINIGSLKIRNRVVMGAMGSATANENATISECECAYYAERAKGGVGLIINEVTRVNNDTGIMMPRQSSAATDECIPGLRKLANAVHYYDGAIFIQLHHPGRQTVCEVIGGKPTISPSGIKSMLTQAPCREMTNAEVKSLVQDFINAAERCYKAGIDGVELHAAHGYMLNQFLSPFTNKRTDEYGGSTENRSRIIKEIIQGIRQRVGREYPVIMRISADEFLRDSVFPIKEDGLLLDEAVEICKYLVPFGLDAINVSAGIYETMNKAWEPTSYPEGWKIYLAEAVKKAVDVPVFGVGTIRNPDFAEKIISEGKVDCVTIARGLLADPDWVKKTAEGRVDEIRRCISCLNCMDSMAVNGMKGEPFSCAINARAAREWFYNSSRQDGNGRMVVVIGGGPSGMEAARVLAERKFKVILFEKNSELGGQLCLANKPPHKEKINWLIKYFEIQLKKLGVEVHLNTPATIESIKKLNPYAVFIGTGSTSIVPKSIPGVQGKNVCTSSDILSGKVKISNKKVAVIGSGMTGLETAELLGTMNNKVYVIEMMDKIGPDASWQNLTDIQGRLEKMNTSFMPSHKLVDITDESVILEEKDGEKEKLPVEYVVLSLGVHADQTLAEKLNANFHNVIKIGDTAQVGRIANAVSTAFAEAYKLN from the coding sequence ATGAGTTATGAAAATTTATTATCTCCAATAAATATTGGAAGTTTAAAAATACGAAACCGTGTTGTAATGGGAGCCATGGGATCAGCAACTGCAAATGAAAATGCAACAATTTCTGAATGTGAATGTGCATACTACGCTGAACGAGCTAAGGGTGGAGTAGGACTTATTATCAATGAAGTCACTCGAGTAAACAACGATACTGGAATTATGATGCCCCGCCAATCTTCTGCAGCTACTGATGAATGTATTCCAGGCCTTAGAAAACTTGCAAATGCAGTACATTATTATGATGGTGCTATCTTCATTCAATTACATCATCCAGGACGTCAAACTGTATGTGAAGTAATTGGCGGAAAACCAACAATTTCTCCAAGCGGAATTAAAAGTATGCTAACTCAGGCACCTTGTCGTGAAATGACAAATGCAGAAGTAAAGAGTCTTGTACAAGATTTTATAAATGCAGCAGAAAGATGTTACAAAGCTGGTATTGATGGTGTTGAACTTCATGCAGCACATGGATATATGCTAAATCAATTTCTTTCTCCATTTACAAACAAACGAACTGATGAATACGGCGGAAGTACCGAAAATAGATCCCGTATTATTAAAGAAATTATACAGGGAATTCGCCAGCGAGTTGGCCGTGAATATCCAGTAATTATGAGAATCTCTGCAGATGAATTTTTAAGAGACTCTGTATTTCCAATTAAGGAAGATGGATTATTGTTAGACGAAGCTGTTGAAATCTGTAAATATCTTGTACCTTTTGGATTGGATGCCATAAACGTATCTGCTGGAATTTATGAAACAATGAATAAAGCTTGGGAACCTACTTCTTATCCAGAAGGATGGAAAATATATTTAGCAGAAGCTGTTAAAAAAGCAGTTGATGTACCTGTATTTGGAGTAGGTACCATCCGTAATCCTGATTTCGCTGAAAAAATTATTTCAGAAGGAAAAGTAGATTGCGTAACAATTGCCAGAGGCTTACTTGCTGATCCCGATTGGGTAAAGAAAACTGCCGAAGGCAGAGTAGATGAAATTCGAAGATGTATTTCATGTTTAAATTGCATGGATTCCATGGCAGTTAACGGTATGAAAGGTGAGCCATTTTCTTGTGCAATTAATGCAAGAGCTGCTCGTGAATGGTTTTATAATAGTTCCAGACAAGACGGAAATGGACGTATGGTAGTTGTTATAGGTGGAGGTCCATCCGGAATGGAAGCAGCACGTGTTCTAGCAGAACGTAAATTCAAAGTAATATTGTTTGAAAAAAATTCAGAACTTGGCGGACAATTATGTTTAGCAAACAAGCCACCTCACAAAGAAAAAATTAATTGGCTTATTAAATATTTTGAAATTCAATTAAAGAAATTAGGTGTTGAAGTTCATTTAAATACACCAGCAACAATAGAATCTATTAAAAAATTGAATCCATATGCAGTGTTTATAGGCACAGGCTCCACGTCTATAGTGCCTAAATCTATTCCTGGTGTACAAGGTAAAAATGTTTGTACAAGTTCTGATATTTTATCAGGAAAAGTTAAAATTTCAAATAAAAAAGTAGCAGTTATAGGTTCTGGTATGACTGGACTTGAAACAGCTGAATTATTAGGCACAATGAACAATAAAGTATACGTTATAGAAATGATGGATAAAATTGGTCCTGATGCTAGCTGGCAAAACTTAACTGATATACAAGGCAGATTAGAAAAAATGAACACCTCTTTCATGCCATCTCACAAATTAGTAGATATTACAGACGAGTCAGTTATATTAGAAGAAAAAGATGGAGAAAAAGAGAAGCTTCCAGTCGAATATGTAGTACTTTCTTTAGGAGTACATGCTGATCAAACTTTAGCAGAGAAATTAAATGCAAATTTCCACAATGTAATTAAAATTGGTGACACTGCACAAGTTGGCAGGATTGCAAATGCAGTATCTACAGCATTTGCAGAAGCTTATAAATTAAACTAA
- a CDS encoding iron-containing alcohol dehydrogenase, translating into MIRRYGQLCTVAYGAGAINSTGEIAKELGFTKVMIVTDKQVEALGHSQKSIDSLKKANIETVIFNGVEMDAPDYTVEAGGNMAKKEHVDGIIGVGGGSVLDTAKGIACFAANEITVSDMIHHAPMKNPPVKFILIPTTPGTGSECTFVAVITDTKNHEKVGCFSVPSFSILDPELTLSLPKDITVYTGMDAFSHCTESLTSMQPNPHSDLLAYDAIERIVNWLPVAYKEPGNYEARDNLALASNFAGKSFNDSTVHVGHAIAHSFGANFHIPHGIGCALVTPTVIELTAPKFPKKIKKVGKIMGIIVESEDGVAIGKAVADGIRKFMKSLKVPSCKELGLTKEDVLNCTDYVLSEPLRNFAGVPVTDEMVPKLLEKIYDTYQ; encoded by the coding sequence ATGATAAGAAGATATGGTCAGCTATGTACAGTCGCTTACGGCGCTGGTGCAATTAATTCAACGGGAGAAATTGCAAAAGAATTAGGGTTTACAAAAGTAATGATTGTAACAGATAAACAAGTCGAAGCTTTAGGACATTCTCAAAAATCAATAGATAGCTTAAAAAAAGCAAATATAGAAACTGTCATATTTAATGGTGTAGAGATGGATGCGCCTGATTACACAGTAGAAGCTGGTGGTAATATGGCAAAGAAAGAACACGTAGATGGTATTATCGGTGTAGGTGGAGGAAGTGTGCTGGACACAGCAAAAGGAATAGCTTGTTTTGCTGCAAACGAAATCACAGTTAGTGATATGATACATCATGCACCTATGAAAAATCCACCAGTAAAATTTATTTTAATACCAACCACACCAGGCACTGGCTCAGAATGTACCTTTGTAGCTGTCATTACAGATACTAAAAATCACGAAAAAGTTGGATGCTTTTCTGTACCATCTTTTTCAATTTTAGATCCAGAACTTACTCTCAGCTTGCCAAAGGACATAACAGTTTATACAGGCATGGATGCTTTTTCACACTGTACTGAATCCTTAACAAGCATGCAGCCAAATCCACATTCTGATTTACTTGCTTATGATGCAATTGAAAGAATTGTAAATTGGCTTCCTGTTGCATATAAAGAACCAGGTAATTATGAAGCTAGAGATAATTTGGCTTTAGCAAGCAATTTTGCAGGTAAATCCTTCAATGATTCTACAGTTCATGTTGGACATGCTATTGCACATTCCTTTGGAGCTAATTTTCACATTCCACATGGCATAGGTTGTGCATTAGTAACACCTACTGTAATAGAATTAACAGCTCCAAAATTTCCTAAAAAAATTAAAAAAGTAGGTAAAATCATGGGGATTATAGTTGAGAGTGAAGATGGTGTTGCAATTGGAAAAGCAGTTGCAGATGGTATTCGTAAATTTATGAAATCACTAAAAGTTCCTTCTTGTAAAGAGCTGGGACTTACAAAAGAAGATGTTTTAAATTGTACAGATTATGTACTTAGTGAGCCTTTACGTAATTTTGCTGGCGTTCCTGTAACAGATGAAATGGTTCCAAAGTTGCTTGAAAAAATCTATGACACATATCAATAA
- a CDS encoding helix-turn-helix domain-containing protein, with translation MSVQFSTITGLLDKFSIKVHLKENCELIGFRYLNKDVSVYLSDYLYIGKVSNLAEMPSSTRANYMLYEDIPLSSLYKQESTSNIILVSNKSDITFIIDILQNLFDMEIRMVNFTNKLLELCQEGTTIQQLLDVGYETLGNPLLLVDISLCFMAHAGGNTIKNEPLWEWTLSKGYVTEAYVNSIMENKVDRDIESEHNENPDLILWESGLLNHRQLVGRVLKNKQPLAYLKMLEYNKPITKYDEQMLITLCRFLSLTIKGFNESFSSTNPLVDSFITALLNQKLYDHDAISERARAFNLKLYDNLYVIAIELNDINRNDDKIYYLKRKMQNYFNRDTVIIYDKYIVVLLDVKGENIFNENELNLFGKLLEKHNCRAGISKVFHNLYDLAEYYKQTITSLSIGNQIHSPERILNYNDFIVTHMILSFGDKAHLKILVHPIVKLLIHIDEEKNSDFFKTLCAYLKHNQDVTLTSKALHIHYNTLKYRIKRIIELTNIDFNNSELLFEVQLSEKVLKLVKQIGIEK, from the coding sequence ATGTCTGTACAATTTTCTACAATTACTGGATTACTTGATAAATTCAGCATAAAAGTCCATCTTAAAGAAAATTGTGAATTGATAGGATTTCGATATTTAAATAAAGATGTTTCAGTATATCTTTCTGATTATTTGTATATAGGGAAAGTGTCCAACCTGGCAGAAATGCCTTCTTCTACTAGAGCAAACTATATGTTATATGAAGATATCCCATTATCTTCTTTATACAAGCAAGAAAGTACTTCTAATATCATTTTAGTTTCTAACAAGAGCGACATTACCTTTATCATAGACATCTTGCAGAACTTATTTGATATGGAGATTAGAATGGTTAATTTCACAAATAAATTGTTAGAACTTTGCCAAGAGGGTACAACTATCCAGCAGCTTTTGGACGTTGGGTATGAAACTTTAGGCAACCCTTTATTATTAGTGGATATTTCTCTTTGCTTTATGGCCCATGCTGGAGGAAATACTATAAAAAATGAACCACTGTGGGAATGGACACTTTCAAAAGGCTATGTAACTGAAGCGTATGTTAATTCAATTATGGAAAATAAAGTTGATAGAGATATAGAAAGTGAGCACAATGAAAATCCAGATTTAATTTTATGGGAATCCGGATTACTAAATCATAGACAATTGGTAGGAAGAGTCTTAAAAAATAAACAACCTTTAGCATATTTGAAAATGTTAGAATACAATAAGCCAATTACAAAATATGATGAACAAATGTTAATTACTCTTTGTAGATTTCTTTCTTTAACGATTAAGGGATTTAATGAAAGTTTTTCATCCACTAATCCTTTAGTGGATTCATTTATTACGGCACTGCTTAATCAAAAATTATATGACCATGATGCCATTAGTGAACGTGCAAGAGCATTCAATTTAAAACTTTATGATAATTTATATGTTATTGCCATTGAATTAAATGATATAAATAGAAATGATGATAAAATCTATTATTTGAAAAGAAAAATGCAAAATTATTTTAACAGAGATACAGTAATCATTTATGATAAATATATTGTGGTTTTACTGGATGTTAAAGGAGAAAATATATTTAATGAAAATGAACTGAACTTATTTGGCAAATTACTAGAGAAACACAATTGTAGGGCTGGTATCAGTAAGGTTTTTCATAATTTATATGATTTAGCAGAATATTATAAGCAAACTATTACTAGTTTATCAATTGGAAATCAAATACATAGTCCTGAGCGAATTTTAAATTATAATGACTTTATAGTAACGCATATGATTTTAAGTTTTGGAGATAAAGCACACCTTAAAATCCTTGTTCACCCAATTGTAAAACTTCTAATTCATATTGATGAGGAAAAGAACAGCGATTTTTTTAAAACATTGTGTGCTTATTTAAAACATAATCAGGATGTTACTTTAACTTCAAAAGCTCTTCACATTCATTATAATACTTTAAAATATAGAATTAAACGTATTATAGAGTTAACGAATATTGACTTTAATAATAGTGAACTGTTATTTGAGGTACAATTATCAGAAAAGGTTTTAAAATTAGTAAAACAAATAGGAATTGAAAAATAG
- a CDS encoding SDR family NAD(P)-dependent oxidoreductase: MKKAIVIGATSGMGKEIAKELAENGYIVGLAGRREERLIELQKSIPTKTFIKRIDVCKTDNATELLKELIKEMEGLDLIIISSGVVRPNYELNWDKEKETIDTNILGFTSMVNVAAQCFIHQNHGHIVGISSTSALIYSDRTNAYCASKAFVSSYLRGLRILFTKSNKNIYVTEVLPGWVYTEMTKNADKSKVFWAITADKAANQIYDAIVNKKEKIYVSKRWRILAWLINILPERFKVK, from the coding sequence ATGAAAAAAGCTATCGTCATAGGTGCTACATCTGGAATGGGAAAAGAAATTGCCAAAGAGCTAGCTGAAAATGGCTATATAGTTGGACTAGCCGGAAGAAGAGAAGAACGCCTTATAGAACTTCAAAAATCCATACCAACTAAAACATTTATAAAACGAATAGACGTTTGTAAAACTGATAACGCCACTGAACTTTTAAAAGAACTCATCAAGGAAATGGAAGGTTTGGATTTAATTATTATCTCATCAGGTGTTGTGAGGCCAAATTATGAACTTAATTGGGACAAGGAAAAAGAAACTATAGACACAAATATATTAGGCTTTACATCCATGGTCAATGTAGCTGCTCAATGCTTTATTCATCAAAATCATGGACATATAGTTGGTATTTCTTCTACCTCAGCACTTATATATAGTGACAGAACTAATGCATATTGTGCATCAAAAGCTTTTGTTTCAAGTTATTTAAGAGGACTAAGAATATTGTTTACTAAATCAAATAAAAATATATATGTAACAGAAGTACTGCCAGGATGGGTTTATACAGAAATGACTAAAAATGCTGATAAATCAAAAGTTTTCTGGGCAATTACTGCTGATAAAGCAGCCAATCAAATATATGATGCTATAGTAAACAAGAAGGAAAAAATATATGTTTCTAAAAGGTGGCGTATTTTAGCTTGGCTTATTAATATACTTCCTGAAAGATTTAAAGTAAAATGA
- a CDS encoding MarR family winged helix-turn-helix transcriptional regulator translates to MDKISEEQYQKFDTIMHKIYKRLVQLHGDIDTMFPNGITSSELSVLKVANKYPDAVLKEISKYLDLPGSTLTSIVDRLEKRNLVKRVISKKNRRSYVLELTKEGIKISDLHETCEQELWKRVLGSLSENSERDTLINLLDKIYKGIE, encoded by the coding sequence ATGGATAAGATAAGTGAAGAACAATATCAAAAATTTGATACTATTATGCACAAAATATATAAACGTTTGGTACAATTACATGGCGATATAGATACAATGTTTCCTAATGGTATAACAAGCAGTGAACTAAGTGTATTAAAAGTAGCTAATAAATATCCCGATGCTGTTTTAAAAGAAATTAGTAAGTATCTAGATTTACCCGGAAGTACTCTTACTAGTATAGTTGACAGACTTGAAAAACGTAACTTAGTTAAACGAGTTATAAGCAAAAAAAATAGACGCTCTTATGTACTAGAATTAACAAAGGAAGGCATTAAAATAAGTGATCTGCACGAAACTTGTGAACAAGAATTATGGAAAAGGGTACTTGGTTCCTTAAGTGAAAATAGTGAAAGAGATACTCTAATTAATTTATTAGATAAAATCTATAAGGGAATAGAATGA
- a CDS encoding NUDIX domain-containing protein: MKYVDIKNKQGLTEEEFLKQYDDSIYEKPSLTVDMLIFTVMNEKKENYRKLPEKSLKILLVKRGDHPCIGKWALPGGFVGINESLDEAALRVLRAETNIDDIYMEQLYTWGEVDRDPRTRVISSSYMALVDSSSLSIKAGSDEEDAAWFNVSYNLLQEKKEAVEKGYIYEQIVQIKLWNENEELSAKIKIIENPDGKVSREIMESTGIAFDHGKFIEYAISRLRNKIEYTSLAFNLMPELFTLTELQQVYEVIQGKELLAAAFRRKVANMVIETNQFTKDAGHRPSKLFRYNSGWKRNM, from the coding sequence ATGAAATATGTGGATATTAAAAATAAACAAGGATTAACTGAAGAAGAGTTTTTAAAGCAATATGATGATAGTATATATGAAAAACCATCTCTTACTGTAGATATGTTGATTTTTACAGTAATGAACGAAAAAAAAGAAAATTACAGGAAGCTTCCAGAAAAATCTTTAAAGATTCTTTTAGTAAAGAGAGGAGATCATCCATGCATTGGGAAATGGGCACTTCCTGGTGGATTTGTAGGTATTAATGAAAGCTTAGATGAAGCAGCTTTACGTGTATTAAGAGCAGAAACTAATATTGATGATATTTATATGGAACAGTTATATACCTGGGGAGAAGTTGATAGAGATCCTAGAACTAGGGTAATAAGTTCTTCTTATATGGCACTTGTGGACAGCAGTTCATTAAGCATTAAAGCTGGCAGTGATGAAGAAGATGCAGCATGGTTTAATGTCAGTTACAATTTGCTTCAGGAGAAAAAGGAAGCAGTGGAAAAAGGGTATATTTACGAACAGATAGTACAAATAAAACTTTGGAATGAAAATGAGGAATTGTCTGCCAAGATAAAAATTATAGAAAATCCAGACGGTAAAGTAAGTAGAGAAATTATGGAATCTACAGGTATTGCTTTTGATCATGGTAAGTTTATTGAATATGCTATTAGCAGGTTAAGAAATAAAATTGAATATACAAGTTTAGCCTTTAATCTTATGCCAGAATTATTTACGTTAACTGAACTTCAGCAGGTTTATGAGGTTATACAAGGAAAAGAACTTTTAGCAGCTGCATTTAGAAGAAAAGTTGCAAATATGGTTATTGAAACGAATCAGTTTACAAAGGATGCTGGGCATAGACCTTCAAAATTATTTAGATATAATTCAGGTTGGAAAAGAAATATGTAA
- a CDS encoding ISNCY family transposase, with product MNENAKYNIIKKLVESNGNKQRAAVQINCTVRHINRMIKGYKEQGKAFFIHGNRGKKPVHALDNSTKQTIVDLYRTKYEGTNLTHFSELLKEFEGIKVSSNTIRSILLQEFILSPKAKRSSKKALYTKLKDMQKSTKSKKQASVIQSSILAIEDAHPRRPRCAYFGEMLQMDASLHPWFGGEKSQLHIAVDDATGAIVGAYFDVQETLNGYYHVLEQILKTYGIPYMFYTDRRTVFEYKQKKSPSIEEDTFTQFGYACKQLGIEIKTSSIPQAKGRVERMFQTLQSRLPIELRLAGISTIEQANEFLNSYIKKFNARFALPVDNIKSVFETQPDIEKINLILGVLASRKVDNGSCVKYNKGYYLPVDANGHPVYYHKGTCGIVIKAFNNDLYFCANEKVYALELLPDHVPSSKNFDLAKTSKTPKKHYIPPMSHPWKQASFEHYCNKQAHRQKENIA from the coding sequence ATGAATGAGAATGCAAAATATAACATAATCAAGAAATTAGTAGAGAGCAATGGTAACAAGCAAAGAGCTGCTGTACAGATTAACTGTACTGTTAGGCACATTAACAGAATGATTAAAGGGTATAAAGAGCAGGGAAAAGCCTTTTTTATACATGGAAATCGTGGTAAAAAACCTGTCCATGCTTTAGATAATTCTACAAAACAGACTATTGTTGACTTATATCGAACAAAATATGAAGGCACCAATTTAACTCATTTTTCAGAACTCTTAAAAGAATTTGAAGGAATCAAAGTTTCATCAAACACTATACGTTCCATCCTTTTGCAGGAATTCATCCTGTCTCCTAAGGCAAAACGTTCTTCTAAGAAGGCTCTATACACTAAACTTAAAGATATGCAAAAATCTACAAAGTCAAAAAAGCAGGCTAGTGTTATTCAAAGTTCTATTCTTGCTATCGAAGATGCTCATCCTAGGCGTCCGAGATGTGCCTACTTTGGAGAAATGCTTCAGATGGATGCTTCTCTTCATCCTTGGTTTGGTGGAGAAAAAAGTCAGCTTCATATAGCTGTAGATGATGCCACAGGTGCTATTGTAGGTGCTTATTTCGATGTTCAAGAAACGCTAAATGGATATTACCATGTACTTGAGCAAATATTGAAAACCTATGGTATTCCTTATATGTTTTACACCGATAGGCGTACAGTTTTTGAGTATAAACAAAAGAAATCCCCTTCTATCGAAGAGGACACTTTTACCCAATTCGGTTATGCCTGCAAGCAGTTAGGAATTGAGATTAAAACCAGCAGCATTCCACAAGCCAAGGGGCGTGTGGAACGAATGTTTCAAACACTGCAATCACGACTTCCTATCGAATTGCGTTTAGCTGGTATAAGCACGATTGAGCAGGCAAATGAATTTTTAAACTCCTACATAAAAAAATTCAATGCTCGATTTGCTTTACCTGTTGATAATATCAAATCTGTATTCGAAACGCAACCTGATATTGAGAAAATCAATTTAATTCTTGGTGTACTTGCTAGTAGGAAAGTAGACAATGGGAGTTGTGTAAAATACAATAAAGGATATTATCTTCCAGTAGATGCTAATGGTCACCCAGTATATTACCATAAAGGTACCTGCGGTATAGTAATAAAGGCATTTAACAATGATCTATATTTTTGTGCAAACGAAAAAGTTTATGCACTTGAATTGCTTCCGGATCATGTTCCTTCATCAAAAAATTTTGATCTTGCGAAGACCTCAAAAACTCCAAAGAAACACTATATACCGCCGATGAGTCACCCATGGAAGCAGGCTTCATTTGAACATTATTGCAATAAGCAGGCTCATAGACAAAAAGAAAACATAGCTTAA